A single window of Balaenoptera ricei isolate mBalRic1 chromosome 15, mBalRic1.hap2, whole genome shotgun sequence DNA harbors:
- the CHST12 gene encoding carbohydrate sulfotransferase 12: MDTMTKSRFFRLWLVLGSVFMILLIIVYWDNMGTAHFYLHTSLSRPHILEPFPSPKPGDEKYFTASIEEILEKLLSAHAKQNVLLGKKVEQPSLLASSKPVLSNMEESVRGYDWSSHDAQQSPDPDRRQAERRSVLRGFCANASFVFPTKERSFDDIPNYELNHLIVDDRHGVIYCYVPKVACTNWKRVMIVLSQSLSDQGTPYHDPLDIPREYVHNSSTHLTFNKFWRRYGKFSRHLMKVKLKKYTKFLFVRDPFVRLISAFRSKFELENEEFYQKFAIPMLKMYSNHTSLPKSVSEAFSAGLKVSFANFIQYLLDPHTEKLAPFNEHWRQVHRLCHPCQIDYDFVGKLETLDQDATQLLRLLKVDKLLQFPPSYRNRTASSWEEGWFAKIPLAWRQQLYKLYEADFVLFGYPKPEHLLRD, translated from the coding sequence ATGGACACAATGACCAAAAGCCGGTTCTTCCGCCTGTGGCTGGTCTTGGGGTCCGTCTTCATGATCCTCCTGATCATCGTGTACTGGGACAACATGGGCACCGCCCACTTCTACCTGCACACTTCCCTCTCCAGGCCTCATATCCTCgagcccttccccagccccaagcCAGGGGACGAGAAGTATTTCACCGCCAGCATTGAGGAGATTTTGGAGAAGCTCCTCAGTGCTCATGCGAAGCAGAACGTCCTTCTGGGTAAAAAGGTGGAGCAGCCCTCCCTGCTGGCCTCCAgcaagcctgtgctcagcaataTGGAAGAGAGTGTGAGGGGCTACGACTGGTCCAGCCACGACGCCCAGCAGAGCCCGGACCCGGACAGGCGGCAGGCCGAACGGAGGAGCGTGCTGAGGGGGTTCTGTGCCAACGCCAGCTTTGTGTTCCCCACCAAGGAGCGCTCTTTCGATGACATTCCCAACTACGAGCTGAACCACCTCATCGTGGACGACCGCCACGGGGTCATCTACTGCTACGTGCCCAAGGTGGCCTGCACCAACTGGAAGCGCGTGATGATCGTCCTGAGCCAGAGCCTCTCGGACCAGGGCACGCCCTACCATGACCCCCTGGACATCCCCCGGGAGTACGTCCACAACTCCAGCACCCACCTGACTTTCAACAAGTTCTGGCGCCGCTACGGGAAGTTCTCCCGCCACCTCATGAAGGTTAAACTGAAAAAGTACACCAAGTTCCTGTTCGTGCGGGACCCCTTCGTCCGCCTCATCTCGGCCTTCCGCAGCAAGTTCGAGCTGGAGAACGAAGAGTTCTACCAGAAGTTCGCCATCCCCATGCTGAAGATGTACTCCAACCACACCAGCCTGCCCAAGTCGGTCAGCGAGGCCTTCAGTGCAGGCCTCAAGGTGTCCTTCGCCAACTTCATCCAGTACCTGCTGGACCCTCACACCGAGAAGCTGGCGCCCTTCAACGAGCACTGGAGGCAGGTGCACCGCCTCTGCCACCCCTGCCAGATAGACTATGACTTTGTGGGGAAACTGGAGACCCTGGACCAGGATGCCACCCAGCTGCTCCGGCTTCTCAAGGTGGACAAGCTGCTCCAGTTCCCCCCGAGTTACCGGAACAGAACTGCCAGCAGCTGGGAGGAAGGCTGGTTCGCCAAAATTCCCCTGGCCTGGAGGCAGCAGCTTTACAAACTCTACGAAGCAGATTTTGTCCTCTTTGGCTACCCCAAGCCTGAACATCTACTTAGAGACTGA